Within Mustela lutreola isolate mMusLut2 chromosome 10, mMusLut2.pri, whole genome shotgun sequence, the genomic segment GACATGCCAAGAGCACATGTTGCTACAGTTGAGGGTCAAATCTGCCCAGAGATTTCTGGAGGAAATGGATCAAGAGCAGGGTATCTCAACTGTGGGTACACATTACTGTCAGTGAGGGAGATTTCTGAaagactttattttgaaataagaataGAGTTGCAGGTTGCGGGGGGTGCGTgggaggctcagagggttaaagcctctgcctttggctcaggtcatgaacccagggtcctgggatcgaggcccacatcgggctttctgctcggcagggagactgcttcccccaccccgcctctgcctgcctctctgcctacttgtgatctctgtctgacttgtgatctccatcggtgaaataaataaataaaatcttaaaaaaaaaaaaaaagcattgcagGTTGCAAAGACAGTACAAAAATTTCCTATAGACCCATCACCCAGCTTCCTCTAACATTAGCGTCTTATATAACCATGGTAGACGTATCCACAAGTTGACATTAGCTCAGTGGAAGACGTCATTCAGATGTCCCCAGTCTTTCCACTAATGTGTTTTCTCTTGGTCCACCATCCAGTCCATCAattcccagagccctgagacATTAAGTCTACTTGATTTCTAATCTGGCTCTGTTTCTCAGGCTTTCCTTGCTTTCTCAGGCCCTTGACACTTTTGAAGGGTACTAGTCAAATGTTTTGTAGAATACCCCTTAATTTGGGTTTGTCTAATATTTTCTCAGGATTAGACCAGGGTTATGCAATTGGGGGAAGAATATCATTATTGGTTAGGGTGGTATCTGCCAGCTTTCTCCACTGGAAAGGTATAATTTGTCCTTTTCCACACGCTATTCATTAGAAGTGAGTCCCTACGTCCAGCCCATTTGGTAAAGGGGTACTGGGTCCGTTGATAAGGTAGTAACAAGCAATACCCAGAACATAAGTAGCAAAGCTAGAATTTGAATTCATGTCTGCCCAGGCTCCCAAAGCCATGTTCTTTCCACTTCATGTTACCAACGCTAAATCAAGGGGATCTGATTGGATTTATGTTCAAGGTGAGAGCTCCCCCCTCAGCTTGCCTACGTAGTGTTTTTCAAATCAGTCCATGGACTGTAACCCATAGTGGGTCATGAGACCAATCTGTAGGTCTGTAGGCACTTCGAATAACAAAATAGACCataacagaatagaatagaaaatactaCTTCACACACATAGTAAGTATAATTTGTTATAATGTTTCTGTAAACTCTGTGTTTAGAgaactttatctttaaaatagggataaaaatagtggccctgccaccacccccaacccccgcccaaGCCCcctgcccaggggcacctggtggtgcagttggttaagtatccaactcttggtttcagcttagggaGTTATTTCAGGGACGTGAGATCAAGGCCAGCAtcagactctatgctcagcagagtctgcttgagactctcttcttctgcccctcccttgcctcatgctggctctctctctaaaataaataaataaatcttaaaaaaaaatagcatcccTAACACACACAgttgttataaagattaaatgcttTGATTAGGTAAAGTGCTTGGAATAGAGACAGGCACACACGACACATTACATCAATATTACGAAGTACAGACATGCACAAATGGGTCATGATGTAAATTGTAAATCTTATTGTAAGGCTGCAATGAACAAATTCAAAAACACTGAACTCACAGCTCTAGATTGGGATGGTAGCAGTTTACGATGTCCAGGCACCTGCCCGTTTTTGTGAAGTTACTGGGAGCACAGCCAGGCTTATCGATGTATGTATTGTCTGCGGCTACTTTGGAGCAACAATGGTAGAGTTGAGTACGTCCAATAAAAACCACAGGGCCCACAAAGCTGAAAATCTCTCTTATCTGGCTTTCCAGACCAGTGCCCCTGCCTAAAGGTCATCTTATAATATAAGGGATATTAGATGCCTCTATGGAAGCCATGTGGCCTTGTTCTGTTATTACCCTGGCAGGCACGCTTACCTCTGCAGAACATTCTAGGCTGTGAGACCACTGGGTCCTTGAGCCTGAAGAAGCTCAATAGCCTTTGACCCTGGACCTATGCCCATACTTGCTTTATTTATCCACCTCCATTGCTGCTCATGGTGGAAAGCCAGAAACATGGCACATTGGTCAGAGTCCCAGCAGGAACCAGATGGCCACTCAAATGAGCATAATTTGAGGAGTGTTTAATAAAGAGGCTATTTACAAAGGGAAGGGCAAGGTGTAGGAAAGCCACAAGGGACAGCAGAGTTAAAGCAGAGCTCTTACCACCTCTGGCAAGAGGAGACAAGGAAAGGGAGCAATTCCTAAACCTGGAAGGAGCCAGTCATTTAGAAAGGAAAACTTGATAGGAGCCAAGACCTTCAGTCCAGGGTCTGAGAGCCAGCTCCAGGTGACCTCTTGAGGGGGAAGCCAGGAGAATGAATGTCCTGGAATCACCTTTCTCTCCCCAATCTACTGTTGGGGTCCACAGTGACCAAACTGAAATGGAAGCCACAGGGCATGAGATCCATTGATGTGGTCCATCTGGGTCAGCCTCCCAGGGCACAGAAGATAGTGAAGAAGGTTGAAGTCTCAGCTACCAGAGCACATAGCATCGACTTAGAAAGCTAGCCATACTGACCCTCCCTAAGGTTCTCCAGACATTTCCCCCACTTCATCCCTCCAAGGTGAGATTGTGGCCCAAGCATCACAGGGTGGCCGTAGCTTTTACCTTCTACCACCTTGTCTTCCTAGACCTGCTAGGCTCTAGATGATTATCATAGAGTTAGTCCTTCTGGATCTTTTCATCATGAGAAGGGTAGAACATCATGAACGGAGGCACAAATGAACTGTGGGGTTTTTGTGAGACTGAGCAGAGTCAGATTCATGTCCATAGACATTGGCCAAATTCTTTCTCACAACCCGTCCTTCCATCTTGGAAAGGAGCTATGTCCTATTGACCTTGGCAGCCTAGCTCAAATCCAACAAATAGGTGAGCCAACACCTGGCTTTGGGAGAAAGAACCAGAGTGAAAAACAACTTAGCAAGCTGAGAAATGTTCTCAGAGTAATTTGTTACCCCTGCCAGACCTCTTGGTCCCATCACTAGCCCAAGCTTCCTCGGCTGGCATCTGAGATCTTGTAGGCCTCTAAATGCAGCCACAAAACTACAGCATGCCATCTGGAGGATTCTTCCCGGCTGGTCCAAagcacccattttacagatatgaaaTCAGAGGCTCATAGGAAGGAAGGAGCTAGCATCAGTAGCCCAGCTGCCTTGTGGCTCAAATTCAAGACTGGGGACCCTCATTAGTTTCCATCTTTCTTTTACAGAAGATGGAAGTTGCAGTCAGTCTCAGAGGCTTGGGAATGGATTGGGAGCCCTGGAAATGTGGTCTAGTCTTAGGCAAGTTTCCCTGTCAGGCTTAGTCGCTGAAGATACACACCAGAGTCATTGGCCCCCGAGGCACCACTTCTAAGGACTGAGAAAGAAACACAAGCTTGAGTCAAGCAAATCAGTCCAAATTCAGACTCCCACCTCTTAGGCTATTTTACCATAACTTTTCTGCTAATGAGGCTCCATTTTGTAGTCCTATAAATTTGGCACTATCATCAACCACTGAGTTATATGAACCCTGGTCCCATACAAGCAATGCTCTCAAAGTGTCCAAAGGTCACAAGATGACCcttttattgtcttttctttttccttccattgGAAGACTAGTGGAATACAGGCAATGGCTTTCACACAAAGTCAGAAGCTGACAAGTGTGAGTGTAGCTATTAGAGCTCTGTACTCTAAGCCCGAGAGCCAATGATCCCAGAGATGAGAGCAGGGAGGCCTCTGGACGGCCAAGGATTTGACCCCATTTTCACAGCCTCAAGTGTATTGAGTAAAACCCCTCAAggtcttcctccctctgcccaccccatcccagtttcttcagagaaatgaagAGTTCAGATGTATATAGCCCAAGTGCTCAGGTTTTAAATTAGACAACTTTGTCCTGACAGGAACCGAGTCATGGCTGTCATACCTCATTATTTTTAGAGTTGCTACTAAACTCTTTGAACGGCATGAGCTGCCACCATTCAAGGCAAACAGAAAGACTTCACATTTTATCATGACAGCCCCGGAGCCATCCACCTCCTCACGTTCATTATATCCATCCTGACTTTGGGAGGGATCATGCAACGTCTTGACAATCTTACGGTGAGGAAGGCAGACCCCATGGCTCATTACTATATCCGAGGGACTGAAATCTCCCATAGTAGAGCAAAGCCCATGGCCTCCAGGACATCAAGGAGAAATATTCCAGGGGAAGTCGCTGCTTCCAAACCACCCCTGGGTGAACCACCATCTCACatgagaagcagaaaaaaatggaCCCTCCAGTAGCCAACCAATAAGAGGAGCTGTAAGTTAATGCCACAGGCTGGTGAATGATGTCACAGTCCCCTCCTCTGATGCAATAATGCCACCACCACTGAAAAGGCTGAGCTGTGACCATAGCTCTTGCAGAGGGAAAAATTCACAAGCAGGGCACCTTCTAGATTGCTCCTGGAGTGTGGAGACAGAAGTCTCTGCTGTCCAAGTTActgaatccagaaaaaaaaaatgactttatgaACATGGGAAAAGAAATCCAGATAAGGCCCAAGGCAAATGTTTCTTCTTACATCCACTTTTTGCTGAATTACAGGAACAAGTTCAAGGAGCAGCAGCCAAATACCTACCTTGGCTTTAAAGAGTTCTCTAGAAAGTGTTCGGAAAAATGGAGGTCCATCTCAAAGCACGAAAAGGCCAAATATGAAGCTCTGGCCAAGCTCGACAAAGCCCGGTATCAGGAAGAGATGATGAATTATGTTGGCAAGAAGAAGAAGCGGAGAAAACGGGACCCCCAagcacccagacgccccccatC encodes:
- the HMGB4 gene encoding high mobility group protein B4; the protein is MNMGKEIQIRPKANVSSYIHFLLNYRNKFKEQQPNTYLGFKEFSRKCSEKWRSISKHEKAKYEALAKLDKARYQEEMMNYVGKKKKRRKRDPQAPRRPPSSFLLFCQDHFARLKRENPSWSVVQVARASGKMWSAKTDAEKQPYEQRAALLRAKYQEELEIYRKQCNARKGLQGSAKNQRRRKTDSDKADGSN